One window from the genome of Spiractinospora alimapuensis encodes:
- a CDS encoding amidohydrolase family protein: MRIDTDVHCAPASWEALSPYLDAYWRDYIDDATVTLSPAVGAPYPPAAPTTSTQRARDLGTVPPDTVDVLRRQLLDGSDLTHAILNCVTAFTANRNPYFETALCRAINDWLVAEWLERDSRLRASIVVPTQDVTAAVAEIERLGTDRRFTQVLLPVRGQDVRYGHPRFRPLLEAASSHGLVLGLHAWGRVASGPTFHGSTHTYLEDYLSNSQVVQGQVVSLIAEGVFESLPDLRVCLAECGFTWVPSLFWRFDKEWKGIWREVPWVRESPSEYFYRHFRLTTQPAQLPADERQCAEVLAMLRPDKLLMHASDHPHDHGEGAQRLHAALDAPTSAAVNHTNAAALYDLTS, encoded by the coding sequence ATGAGGATCGACACTGACGTGCACTGTGCCCCCGCCTCCTGGGAGGCGTTGAGTCCCTACCTCGACGCCTATTGGCGCGACTACATCGACGACGCCACCGTCACCCTCTCCCCGGCGGTCGGGGCTCCCTACCCTCCGGCGGCTCCGACCACCTCCACCCAGCGGGCACGAGACCTGGGTACAGTTCCGCCGGACACCGTCGACGTCCTCCGTCGACAACTGCTGGACGGGTCCGACCTCACCCACGCGATCCTCAACTGCGTCACGGCATTCACGGCGAACCGCAACCCCTACTTCGAGACCGCACTGTGCCGCGCGATCAACGACTGGCTCGTCGCGGAGTGGCTGGAGCGGGACTCCCGGCTGCGCGCCAGCATCGTGGTGCCAACCCAGGACGTCACGGCCGCGGTCGCGGAGATCGAACGGCTCGGTACGGACCGCCGGTTCACCCAGGTGCTGCTACCCGTCCGTGGGCAGGACGTGCGCTACGGTCACCCGCGTTTCCGTCCGCTGTTGGAGGCCGCGAGCTCACACGGCCTCGTCCTCGGCCTGCACGCCTGGGGACGCGTGGCCAGCGGGCCGACGTTCCACGGCTCCACCCACACCTACCTGGAGGACTACCTCAGCAACTCCCAAGTCGTGCAGGGCCAGGTGGTCAGCCTCATCGCCGAGGGTGTCTTCGAGTCTCTCCCCGACCTGCGGGTCTGCCTGGCCGAGTGTGGGTTCACCTGGGTCCCGTCCCTCTTTTGGCGGTTCGACAAGGAGTGGAAGGGGATCTGGCGGGAGGTGCCCTGGGTGCGGGAGTCGCCCTCGGAGTACTTCTACCGGCACTTCCGCCTCACCACCCAGCCGGCCCAGCTCCCCGCAGACGAACGGCAGTGTGCCGAGGTCCTGGCCATGCTCCGTCCGGACAAGCTCCTCATGCACGCCAGCGACCACCCCCACGACCACGGGGAGGGAGCCCAACGACTCCACGCCGCGCTCGACGCCCCGACCTCGGCCGCGGTCAACCACACCAACGCGGCGGCGCTGTACGACCTGACCTCCTGA
- a CDS encoding ABC transporter substrate-binding protein translates to MVPVRSSSPVSRRAFLARSSLAAAAAIAGPGLLSACGSRGGGDATTFLSYLPLETLSMTPELLALAGGHFAEHGLDVELQEVQGSPQAMQTLISGLGPITRIGQIDLMTTVADSDQPLVCVGSLTRGTSQRVVYSTENLSLETPEDFLDQTIGVPSEGGTSDLVVSLVLANAGLDPDQTAKQVVGLTPGTFNLVQQGELAGYVVSIDTAHTVVAQNEDAAVFDPATLVASDSQVYVTTEDDLQDNAEVLEAFMRAIHDALASVVADESLDETLETLRGENSFTALDDDEIARQALTELRDLWSGGDADAPLLVTHDEAWVSGYEELVAAGLASPDGDASAWFDNSLLPGA, encoded by the coding sequence ATGGTGCCTGTCCGATCGTCGTCACCTGTCAGCCGCCGAGCCTTCCTGGCCCGCTCCTCGCTCGCCGCGGCCGCGGCCATCGCCGGCCCCGGCCTGCTGTCCGCCTGTGGCTCCCGGGGTGGGGGAGACGCAACCACCTTCCTCAGCTACCTGCCGCTGGAGACCCTGTCGATGACGCCGGAGCTGCTCGCCCTCGCCGGCGGACACTTCGCGGAACACGGCCTCGACGTGGAGCTCCAGGAGGTGCAGGGCTCGCCCCAGGCGATGCAGACCTTGATCTCGGGGCTCGGACCGATCACCAGGATCGGCCAGATCGACTTGATGACCACCGTCGCGGACTCCGACCAGCCGTTGGTCTGCGTCGGTTCGTTGACCCGCGGCACGTCCCAACGGGTCGTCTACAGCACCGAGAACCTCAGCCTGGAGACCCCCGAGGACTTCCTCGACCAGACGATCGGTGTCCCGTCCGAAGGCGGTACGAGCGACCTGGTGGTCTCCCTGGTCCTCGCCAACGCCGGACTCGACCCCGACCAGACCGCGAAACAGGTCGTGGGCCTGACACCCGGAACGTTCAACCTCGTGCAGCAGGGGGAGCTGGCCGGCTACGTCGTCAGCATCGACACCGCCCACACCGTGGTGGCGCAGAACGAGGACGCGGCGGTCTTCGATCCCGCCACGTTGGTCGCGTCCGACTCCCAGGTCTATGTGACCACGGAGGACGACCTGCAGGACAACGCGGAGGTGCTCGAGGCGTTCATGAGGGCCATCCACGACGCACTCGCGTCGGTCGTCGCCGACGAGTCGTTGGACGAAACTCTGGAGACCCTGCGCGGCGAGAACTCCTTCACGGCCCTGGACGACGACGAGATCGCACGCCAGGCCCTCACGGAACTGCGGGACCTGTGGTCGGGCGGGGACGCCGACGCCCCGCTGCTGGTCACCCACGACGAGGCGTGGGTCTCGGGATACGAGGAGCTCGTCGCCGCCGGCCTCGCCAGCCCCGACGGGGACGCGTCGGCCTGGTTCGACAACAGTCTGCTGCCCGGGGCCTGA
- a CDS encoding IclR family transcriptional regulator, with amino-acid sequence MASERRSVLERALRILASFQNSGGPLTLSEIGRRSGIPLTTTHRIVNELHEWGALERDHEGRYRIGLRLWEVAAHAPRSVGLQRTALPFMQDLYETTHRGVHLAVREGNEVIFVERFVTPDSASSGPRVGGRYPLHATAVGLVLLAHAPVEVQEEVLGGPLESYTPHTYSSSRELRHVLAEVRRSGYAVSDRQINPAFASIAAPIHDADREVVAALSLIIPHTEPYGPSLAYLVQVTTRGISRKLQKDPEPDV; translated from the coding sequence ATGGCCAGTGAGCGGCGGTCCGTGCTCGAACGCGCGCTGCGGATCCTCGCTTCCTTCCAGAACTCGGGCGGTCCACTGACCCTCTCCGAGATCGGTCGACGTTCGGGCATCCCCCTCACGACCACGCACCGGATCGTGAACGAGCTGCACGAGTGGGGCGCCCTCGAACGCGACCACGAGGGCCGGTACCGCATTGGACTGCGCCTGTGGGAGGTCGCCGCGCACGCACCGCGGTCCGTCGGACTCCAACGCACGGCCCTGCCCTTCATGCAGGATCTGTACGAGACGACCCACCGGGGCGTTCACCTCGCCGTTCGGGAGGGGAACGAGGTCATCTTCGTCGAACGCTTCGTCACCCCGGACTCGGCCTCCTCGGGGCCGCGCGTGGGCGGTCGCTATCCCCTGCACGCGACCGCCGTGGGCCTCGTGCTCCTCGCGCACGCGCCGGTCGAGGTACAGGAAGAGGTCCTCGGCGGCCCGCTGGAGTCCTACACACCACATACCTACTCGAGTTCGCGGGAACTGCGGCACGTGCTCGCCGAGGTGCGCCGGTCCGGATACGCGGTCAGTGACCGCCAGATCAACCCGGCGTTCGCGTCAATCGCGGCGCCCATCCATGACGCCGATCGGGAGGTTGTCGCGGCGTTGTCCCTGATCATCCCGCACACCGAGCCCTACGGCCCCAGCCTCGCCTACCTCGTGCAGGTCACCACGCGCGGCATCTCCCGGAAGCTACAGAAGGATCCCGAACCGGATGTATGA
- a CDS encoding ABC transporter ATP-binding protein, which translates to MSSPSVGEPRPTSPSPPDATKLELVGVGKRFHSRRAHTDALHDIHLRIADGEFVSLIGRSGCGKTTLLRIMAGLTSPTTGEVLVEDQPLWRGTRVDSSVIAQLGVVFQDPNLFPWYSVEENIALPLTLRGYSRKEQRERAEELAILVGLSGFERSYPRELSGGMRQRAAIARALSMRPTLLLMDEPFGALDALTRERMNLEVQRIALATGATVVFVTHDITEAVFLGDRVVHLTPRPGRIRDITPVGFARPRDIDVQTEPEFAAIVRDLRHTLDEEE; encoded by the coding sequence ATGAGCAGCCCCTCAGTGGGAGAACCCCGTCCGACATCCCCGTCTCCGCCGGACGCCACCAAGCTGGAGCTCGTCGGCGTCGGTAAACGCTTCCACAGCAGGCGAGCGCACACCGACGCGCTCCACGACATCCACCTACGGATCGCCGACGGCGAGTTCGTCTCACTGATCGGGCGCTCCGGGTGCGGAAAGACCACCCTCCTGCGCATCATGGCCGGCCTGACCAGCCCGACAACGGGAGAGGTCCTGGTCGAGGACCAGCCGCTCTGGCGGGGGACACGCGTCGACTCGTCGGTGATCGCCCAGTTGGGCGTCGTGTTCCAGGACCCCAACCTCTTCCCCTGGTACTCGGTCGAGGAGAACATCGCCCTCCCGCTCACGCTGCGTGGATACAGCAGGAAGGAGCAGCGGGAGCGAGCAGAGGAACTCGCGATCCTCGTGGGGCTGTCCGGATTCGAGCGGTCCTACCCCCGGGAGCTCTCCGGCGGGATGCGGCAACGCGCCGCGATCGCGCGGGCGCTCAGCATGAGGCCAACACTCCTCCTCATGGACGAGCCGTTCGGAGCGCTGGACGCCCTCACCCGGGAACGGATGAACCTCGAGGTGCAACGGATCGCGCTGGCGACCGGCGCGACCGTCGTCTTCGTGACCCACGACATCACCGAGGCCGTGTTCCTGGGTGATCGCGTCGTCCACCTCACCCCACGGCCCGGCCGCATCCGCGACATCACGCCCGTCGGCTTCGCCAGGCCCCGCGACATCGACGTCCAGACCGAGCCGGAGTTCGCCGCGATCGTGCGCGACCTGCGCCACACGCTCGACGAAGAGGAGTGA